The Methanocalculus natronophilus genome window below encodes:
- a CDS encoding regulator of amino acid metabolism, contains ACT domain protein: protein MWSAVTDAFKDSPSQLRVVRFLLENGFGVNSAGKITANGIEMPATQVARAIGVDRRVVDTTARSILEDDALRDVFCNIRVTPDLSQVAEALGLAIITLIPKNAADKHIVSSAVSILADYDLSIRQLFVTDPIYSEEPRLVMIIDSPLPPGIAEDLRKLPHVKRLIL, encoded by the coding sequence ATGTGGTCAGCTGTCACCGATGCTTTCAAAGACTCGCCCTCCCAGCTTCGTGTCGTCCGTTTTCTCCTTGAAAACGGCTTTGGCGTGAATAGTGCAGGAAAGATCACGGCAAACGGGATCGAGATGCCGGCAACCCAGGTGGCGCGTGCAATCGGTGTCGACCGCCGTGTCGTCGACACCACAGCGCGGAGCATCCTCGAGGATGACGCCCTGCGCGATGTCTTCTGTAACATCCGGGTAACACCGGATCTCTCCCAGGTTGCAGAAGCACTTGGCCTTGCCATCATCACCCTGATTCCGAAAAATGCAGCCGACAAGCATATCGTCTCTTCAGCTGTCAGCATCCTTGCAGACTATGATCTCTCAATCCGCCAGCTCTTCGTCACCGATCCCATATACTCCGAAGAGCCCAGACTCGTCATGATCATCGACAGCCCGCTCCCCCCCGGTATTGCAGAAGATCTCAGAAAACTGCCCCACGTGAAGCGCCTTATCCTCTAG